The genomic region AAGCGTGATGTAGGACAAACCAACATCCATCAAGGTTTGTAGTTTGCGGGCAATGGCGGGCACGGCATCGAAAAACGCGCGGGCATCCTCAACCGTCATGTTCAGCACTTCGGTGATGTTCTTGCCCTTGTAAGTCACGTCCAGCGTTTCGCGGTTGTAGCGCTGGCCTTTGCAGACATCGCATTGCACATAGATATCCGGCAGGAAATGCATCTCCACTTTCAACAAGCCATCGCCCTGACAGGCTTCGCAGCGTCCGCCTTTGACGTTGAAACTGAATCGACCTGGCGCATAACCTCGGGCGCGCGCTTCTTTGGTTTCGGAAAACAGTTCGCGGATGGGCGTGAACAGGCCGGTGTAAGTTGCCGGATTGGAGCGCGGGGTGCGCCCGATCGGGCTTTGATCGATATCGATTACCTTATCGAAATGCTCCATGCCATCGAGTGTTTTGTAGGGCGCTGGGTTGACGTTCTCCGCCCCGTTCAATTCTTTCGCGGCGACTTGATACAGCGTGTCGTTGATCAACGTCGATTTACCGGAGCCAGAAACCCCGGTAATGCAGGTAAATAATCCGACCGGTAATTCCAGGCTGACGTTTTTCAGGTTGTTGCCAGCGGCGCCGGTCAGTGTCATCACTCGGCTTGGATCCATCGGTGTGCGAACCGTCGGGATTTCAATCGCTTCGCTACCGGACAGGTACTGACCGGTTATCGATTTCTTGTTGGCGCAAATTTCCTTGTAGCTGCCTTGCGCGACAATCTCACCACCATGAACGCCGGCACCGGGGCCGATGTCGACAATATGATCGGCACTGCGTATCGCGTCTTCGTCGTGCTCAACGACAATGACTGTGTTGCCGATATCGCGCAAATAGGTCAGTGTTTTCAGCAGCCGTTCGTTATCGCGCTGATGCAGACCGATCGATGGCTCGTCGAGAATGTACATGACGCCGACCAGGCCAGCTCCGATCTGCGAGGCCAGTCGAATACGCTGCGCTTCGCCACCGGACAGAGTTTCGGCACTGCGATCCAGCGTCAGGTATTCCAAACCGACGTTGACCAGAAAACCCAGGCGTGCGGTGATTTCATTGAGAATCTTCGAAGCAATTTTGCCGCGCTGGCCGGTCAATTTCAGTTTGTCGAAATATTGTTGTGCTTCACCAACGGGCAAGCGAACGATATCCGGCAGCGATTCCTTTTTTATGCGAACATTACGCGCCGCTTCGTTCAGGCGTGTGCCTTCACAATCCGGGCAGGGTTTGGTGGTCATGAACTTGGCCAGTTCATCACGAATCTGCTGCGAATCGGTGTCGCGGTAACGGCGCTCGAAATTGGCGATGATGCCTTCGAATGGATGCTTGCGCATGACCGAGTCACCGCGGTCGTTGTAATAACGGAAATCGATGACTTCCTTACCGCTGCCATAGAGCACGACATCCTGGGCTTTTTTCGGCAGTTTCTTGAAAGGCGTTTCGAGGTCGAACTTGTAATGCTTGGCCAGCGATTTCAGCATATGGAAATAAAATACATTGCGCTTATCCCAGCTGCGAATCGCACCATCACTTAAGGACTTGTCCGGCGCCGTGACCACCCGCGATGGATCGAAATAGGAATGCACGCCCAAGCCGTCACAAGTCTGACAGGCGCCAGAAGGGCTGTTGAACGAGAACAGTTTGGGTTCGAGCTCGGTCAGGGCAAATCCGCATTGCGGGCAGGCGTGTTTGGCCGAGAAAACCAGTTCAGCTTTTTTCTCGTCGTCCATGAAAGCGATTTGCGCCAATCCATCGGAAAGTTTCAGCGCGGTTTCAATCGATTCAGCCAAGCGTTGCTTTTGGTCGTCGCGCACTTTGAAACGATCGATCACCACTTCAATCGTGTGTTTGCTGCGGGCATCGAGTTTCGGCGCTTCGGCAAGCTCAACGACATTGCCGTTGATGCGGGCACGGACAAAGCCTTTGCCTTTCAGTTCGGTCAACAAACCGACGTGTTCACCCTTACGGCCCTGAATCACTGGCGCCAACAGCATCAAGCGCGCGCCTTCATCCATTTCCAGAATCCGGTCGACCATTTGCGAGACGGTTTGTGCGTCGAGCTTGATGCCATGGGTCGGACAATGCGGTTCGCCAACGCGGGCATAGAGCAGGCGCAGATAATCGTAAATCTCGGTAACGGTGCCTACGGTCGAACGCGGGTTATGCGAAGTCGATTTCTGCTCGATGGAAATGGCTGGGCTCAAGCCTTCGATATGCTCGACATCGGGCTTTTCCATCAGACTCAAGAACTGCCGCGCGTAAGCCGACAGCGATTCAACATAGCGGCGCTGGCCTTCGGCGTAGAGCGTATCGAAGGCCAGTGAGGATTTGCCGGAGCCCGAAAGGCCGGTGATGACAATCAGCTTGTCGCGCGGCAAATCGAGATCGATGTTCTTCAGGTTATGGGTGCGGGCGCCGCGAATCAGGATTTTATCCATGGTGCTATTTGGTTTCCCCGGAAACGAAGACGAATCCGCCCGGGACGACAAAAGGCCGCCGGCGGAGAGGTGTGGACAGTGTAGCTTATACGAAAGGCCAAGGGTTAACGTTTCGTTAACATTCACAGAGCCGTTTTGGCAAGCCGGGTTAGCCCAAGGCCTTTGGCAACAGCACCTCAGCGATGCAACCCTGTCGGTCCTTGCGATTGCGCAGGCTCAGGCTGCCGCCGTGGGCTTCGACGATTTGTCGGCTAATCAGCAGACCAATGCCGCTACCGCCGGGCTTGGTCGAGTAAAACGGCACAAATAGATTGCCGGGGTTGGCGATACCACTGCCCTGGTCGAGCACTTGCAGGCTGATTTGCTGCTTGCTTGCCCGTACACGCAATTGCACGGGTGCGCCTTCATCACCCGCTTCAATGGCGTTCTTCAGCAGGTTCAGCAACGCCTGCTGCAGCTGTCCGGCATCGACAAACACCGGTAACGGGCCGGGTTCGATATCGAACTCGACCTGGCTGGCCGCCTGCAGTGTTTTCAGCGCGTTCAGCACTTCGCGCAGGTCGATAGGCTGGCATTGAGGTGTCGGCAGACGGGCGAGCTCGGCATAGCGCCGGACAAAGCGATTCAGGCTGCTGGCGCGCTCCTGAATCACCTGCAAACCGTGCTGAAGGTCGTCCGCCGTTTCGGCCGGCAAATCATGGCTGACCGTACGCAGGCTTTCACTGATTGAAATAATCGGCGACAGTGAATTGTTTACTTCATGACTGAGCACCCGAATCAGCCGGGTCCAGACTTTTTGTTCTTCGCGGCGCAGCACATGCTGCAAATCGGAAACGAACAACAAGTAGTGCGGCAGGCCGCGTTCACGATATTGTTCGACCCGAACATGCCATTGGCCATGTTGACTGGCGAACGCATGCTCGCGCACTTCGCTGTCCTGCACGGCCAACAAGCCATGCATGCCGAGCGCCTCGGCGCTTTGCTGACGCAGTTGTTCGATCGGCGCCTGCAACAAATGCAAGGCCATCGTGTTGGCCAGCGTCAGTCGCTGCTGATGGTCAAAGGCGAAAATCGCGACATCGATATCGCGAATGATCTTCTCGACCAGCAATTGTTGTTCGACGGTGTGCAAGCGCTGTTGCTGCAGTTGCTCGGCCAGCGCGTTCAGTTCACGCACCAGTTCGCCATAAGCACCGGGATCGCGGCTGCCGCGACCACGCAGGCTGTAATCACCGCGGCGCACCGATTCGGCAACATTGACCAACACCCGCCATTGTTGACTGAGTCGCGCCGGCAAATGCAGCAGGCTTAAAAGCAGCGGCAGAAACACCATGGCGCTGGCAAAGACTTTTCCGTGCCAGGACCAATCGCTGACAAACCAGACAAGATAAATCGTCAGCGCGACGATGGGCGTCAACGCCAGCAGCAAGCCAAGCAATAGTTGATGTTCGCTGGCGAGCTTGGCGAATTTTTTTTCTGAAGGCGACTTCAACGGTATTTTTCCAACCGGCGATAAAACGCCGAACGACTCAAACCAAGCGCTTCAGCGGCGGCATTGGCATTGCCATCGTGGCGCGCCAAAGCCATTTCCAGTAGACGTTTTTCCGCTTGCTCCATCGTCAACGCCTGCCAGTCGCCTTGTACTGAATTGGCCGTGCTGGCATGCAGCGCCAATGCTTCGGCTTCGATTTGCGTCGCTTCACTGAGCACCACCGCGCGTTCAATACAGTGTTTCAATTCGCGCACATTGCCCGGCCAGGCATAGGCTTGCAATGCGCTGGCCGCTGTTTCTGAAAAGCCATTGATCGGGCGTTGGTATTTGCCGCTGTACTGACGCAAAAAATGGCGCGCCAACGGCAGAATATCCTCCGGTCGCTCCGCCAGCGACGGTAAACGTAACTCCAGACCGCATAGCCGGTAATACAAATCCTGACGGAACTGACCTTTTTCAATTAGCGTCGGCAAGTCGGCATTGGTTGCGCTGATTACACGAACATTAACGTGCTGACGGCGGTTGCTGCCGACTTTCTCAAACTCGCCACTTTCCAGCACGCGCAATAACTTCGCTTGTTGGCTCAGCGGCAGGTTGCCGACTTCGTCGAGAAACAGCGTGCCGTTATCGGCCAATTCAAATCGACCGATGCGGGTTTCGCGGGCATCGGTGAACGCGCCTTTGACATGACCGAACAATTCGCTTTCAAACAGCTGCTCGGGAATGGCCCCCATGTTGACGCTGATAAACGGCTGTGAAGCGCGTGCTGATTGTTCATGAAGCCGTTGCGCCAACTGGCTTTTGCCGGTGCCGTTGGCGCCGGTCAGCAGCACATTGATATCGGTGTTGGCGATGGACGCTGTTTTCGTCATCAACTGCCGCATGACCGCCGAATCGGCAATCCAATCGTTATGCTGCGCCGATTTCAACAGCGCGTTTTCGGCGCTAAGGCGCACCTGCTGTTGTTGCTGCGTGCGTCGTTCCAGCTGCTGGCGAATAATGGTCAGCAAGCGGGTGTTGTCCCAAGGCTTTTCGATAAAGTCATTGGCGCCGCGGCGCATCGCCTCCACGGCGAGTTCCACCGTGCCCCAACCGGTCATGACGACAATCGACAGACTGGCATCTTGTTCGCGCAAGCGGCTAATTAATTCCAGTCCTTCCTGTCCTGAGGTCGTGTCTTGTCGGTAATTCATGTCCATCAACAACAGCGCGTAATCGCGTTGCTGCCATTGCTCGATCACTTTCGCCGGGGTGCTGACGCTATCAATGGCGTAGCCGGCGTTTTTCAGCAGCAGGCGCAACGCGCGCAACACATCGCTGTCGTCATCGGCAATCAGAATCGGCAAATTCATCAACTCAGTCCAGAAGGGGAACCGTGCAAAAAAATCAGGCGCTAGGCGCCCGATGTCGTCATTCGTAGCGTAGCGCCGTTGCGGGCGACAAGTTTACCGCGCGTCGCGCCGGCCACAAAGTCGCCGCGGCAACAATGATGCTGACCATCAGCAGCACGGCCAAGGCCAGCGTCAGCTCTTCGCCATCAATGCCAAAGAGCACGCCGCGCAGTGCTTCGACCAGCAACAGGCCCAGACTGACGCCTATGACCGCGCCGATGATTAGACGATAGCCACCTTGTTGCAGCAATTGCCACATTACGTGTCGTTCGGAAGCACCGAGCGCGCGCCGAACACCGAGCTCCTGAGTACGCAATGCGACCGAACGAGCAATTACGCCATAAATGCCGCTGGCAGCCAGTAACACACCAAGCGCGGCCATGGCCAAAAACAGCTTGCTGACGAACACCATACCGGCGTTGTAACGATAGATGCGCTCGGTCAATGGCATAGCACCGTTGACTGGGATATCGGTGTCGATGCGGGCGACATCTGAAGCCAGACTGCGCGCCAACATCATCGGTTCTTGTTCGGTGGCGACGGCAACGACCAGATCTTCAACCGGCAATTGCCGCAGGCTAAGGTACATATCGTTGTAGTGGGCAAAGTCAACGAACGGCTGACCATACATGGTTTCACTGACCACACCGACAACGGTGTACCATTTTTCATTATTCGGATCATGGTCGCGGTCGAGCCCGATGCGTTTACCGATCGGTGATTGTCCCGGCCAGTTTTTCTCGGCAAATTGTTCACTGACAATCACGACGCGTTCACTGTTTTCCTGATCGCGCGAGTCAAACAATCGTCCCTGCACTAACTGGATGTCGAACAGGGAAAAATAATTGTCGGTGACGACGACCCGGGTCGCACTCGGGTATTTTTTATCCGGGACATCGCGGCCTTCGACCAGATAAGTCCAGATCGGGCCATACATGCCGGGCAAGTGACAACCTAGCGCGATGCCTTGTACGCCGGGTTGGCCAGTGATCAACGCCTGTAGTTTCTCGGCAAAGCGATAGCGATCGTTCGGCTCGTCATCATATTTCTGCGTATACAAATCGATTTCGCCAATCAAAACATTATTGATGCGGGCACCATAGTCAGCTTTCATCGTCTGATGGGTCGAAGCCACCATTGCCAGTGAGGCAATCAGCAAGGTGATCGACAGTGCAATCTCGGCAATGACCAGCACATGCGTCATTCGGGTCATGCGCAAGCCTTGTGCGCCGCGTGTGCCGTCACGCAAGAACTGATTGATATTCGTCGTGCTGGCCCGCCAGGCTGGATACAAGCCAACCGCCAACGCGGTCAGCACCGTCAGCAACAATGCAAACAACAAGTCCTGATTGCTGAACTCGAATGTCCACCAAAACGGCAATGAATCATTGAATGCCGTGATATGTTGCCGACTCCAATCCAAGGCCCAGCTGGCGAAAAAAACGCCGATCAAACCGCCGGCCATCGCCAGCAACAGCGCCTCCCAAAGCATTTGTCGGATAAGCCGCCAACGGGGAGCACCAAGTGCGTTACGGATGGCCACTTCTTTTTGCCGTTCGGCGGCGCGCGCCAACAACAGATTGCCCGCATTCAACACCACCAGCAGCAGAATCAAACCGGCTGCAGCACTCATGACAGCGATGATCGTCATTGAGTTAGTCAGGGCATGCTGGGTAAATGGCCACACTTTGACACTATGATTGGCATTGGTGGCTGGGTACTGTTGTTCGAGCTTTTTCATGATGGCTTTCAACTCGGCATCGGCCTCCTCGATACTGACTCCATCGCGCAAACGCCCGACAATGCTCAGATAAGGTCCATCACCTGGTTGCACAACACCGGATTTTTTCATCGGCAACCACATTTGCGCGAAGTCGGGAAACGCATAACCTGCTGGCATTACCCCGACAATTGTCGCCGGAATGTCATCGATGCGAACTTTGCGACCAACAATGTCTTGGTCTCCGCTGAATTCGCTCTGCCACACTTGATAAGACAACACCGCGACCAGTGGTGCACCCGGTTCGCTGTCGGTGGCTTGCAAAACACGGCCCAACAATGCCGGCACATCGGTTAGCGCAAAGAGTTCGTGATTGTTGTAGTTGGCAGAAACGCGAAGCGGCAATTTCGCTCCGGTCAAGGTGATATCGCTTTTACGCGAACGGGTGAAGATCTCGAAAGTGCTTTGCGTTTGAGCGAGTTGCTCAAAGTTGAAATTCGCCAGTGAGTTTCCGCCCTGCTCAAAGCCATTCATGATCGCGCTGACCAAGACCAGCTTTTCTGACTCCGGAAACGGTAGCTCAGCGTAGGCAAGCGTGCGTATCAATGAATACATATATACCGACACACCGAGTCCAGCGGCCAATACAAATAGCGTCAGCGCCGTGAAGCCCGGTGTTTTGCCTAACAATCGTAACGCGTATTGCAATTCCTTCCACATGGTTGGGCTCCCTCAAGCGGCAACGGCGTTGGCGCGGCTATCGTTGACGATACGACCATCGAACAGCGCGATTTGCCGGTTGGCCAGCGCAGCCAGATGTGGATCGTGAGTGACCATGACAATGGTGCTGCCTTCGCGGTGCATCTGTTGCAACAAACGCATGACCATCTCGGCGTTGCGCGAATCGAGGTTACCGGTAGGTTCGTCGGCAAGCAGTAGGCCAGGGTTACCGGCCAAAGCACGGGCGATGGCAACGCGTTGCTGCTGGCCGCCAGACAGCTGCGCCGGGTAATGCTTGGCGCGATGTTGCATGTCGACTTTTTCCAGCATTTGTTGCACGCGATTCTGACGTTCGGCTTTCGACAGATCATCACGATAACTGAGCGGCAACGCGACGTTTTCCGCCACGCTTAAATCGCTAATCAGATTGAATGCCTGAAACACAAAGCCGATATCGCGGTTGCGCTTGCGGGCACGTTCACGATTATTCAGGTTATGCACCGCTTCGCCTTGCAATTGGTATTCGCCGCTGCTGGCCGTGTCGAGCAAGCCAATCACCGAAAGCAACGTCGATTTGCCGCAACCGGAGGGGCCGGTAATCGCGACGAATTCGCCACGGTTAATCGACAACTCAATATTGTTCAAGGCCAGGGTTTCGATTTCATCGGTCAAAAAGGTTTTGCTTACCGCGTTCATGCGGACAACGGCTTCGTTCATGTTTTTTCTCCTTTAGGTATTCAAACTAGTTCAATTGCAGTCGTGCTGGGTCGCCCCATAAGCTGCTGTCGTTCAACAAAATGCGATCGCCGGGTTTCAGGCCGGATTTGATTTCAATCAGATTGACCGAGGCGATGCCGTACTGCACCGGCACGCGCTCGGCGGCTTCACTGTCAATCAACCGGTAGACATTGCTCTGCTGGTTGGCGCTGGTATGCGCCGGTCGCGCCACAAATAAGGCGTTGTCGAGTGAGGCTATTTCAATACGACCATCGACACTCAAGTCCGGGCGGGCACCCAAGGGCAACTCGCCATGCAAAGCGATATCGACGTGCACCATGCCGGCACGTACGGCCGGGTCAATGCGGATGACGACACCTTTGACCAAACCATTGCGGGTATCGATTTCGGCGCGCTGATCGAGCGCCAAATCGCGCGCCTGTTGTTCCGGAATTTTCAATTCGGCATACAGCGATTGCGGGTCCACGACTTTCGCGACGGTGACGCCGATATCCACGCGCTGTCCGGGTTCAACACTGATGGTTTGCACCACGCCATCGATAGGTGCGCGCACGGCCAGCGCTGCCACTTGCTGTTCGGCGCGTTGCAGTTGCTGGCGGGTTTGTTCGAGTTTGGCGTCGGCCGCTTGTTTTTCGGCTTTGATCGTCGCGCTGAACTGTTGTAGCCGATGCCGCTCAATTTCCAGCGTTTTTTGTAATTGTTCGGCGGTCAATCGACTGCGTTGATGGTCGACATCGGCTATCACCTGGCCATGCTCGGCGATCAAGCGCGCCTCAGCTTGGAATTGCAAACTCGCGGCCTGCCAGGCCGATTCCGATTTGACGACACTGGTTTCCAACGTCAGTTGTTCGTTGCGTAAACGCACGGCAAGCGCAGCGACCTCAGCTTGTTGAGCGGCCAAGGCCCAGCGCAGTTCTTCGGCCGCTTGCAGCAACGCCAGATTGCTCATGTTCAGCAACAGCTCGCCGGCTTTAACCAGCCGTCCCGGTTTGGCGTGCACGCTATCGACGGTACCGGCACTTTGGCTGCTGACTTGCGCAACCGTGGCCGGTAACAACAGACCATTGCCGAGCACTTCGACCCGCAGCGGCCCTTTCGTCACGGTGCCGTAGGCGAGGCTGGCCTTGGCGACCGGATAGCCGGCACCGCTGCTGCGCTCACGCAGGGTCCAGACGGCAACGGGCAGTAGCACCAGTGCCAGCGTCGGCAGCAGCCACTTCGGTAGTTTTTTCTTGGTCGGACGTTTCGTGTCCATGGCATTCCATTGAGTGAACAGGCATTGGTCTATTTCTTATCAAGTCTTGTGCCAACTATCTAACGTGTTGAATTTAAAGGGCTACTGCGATTTTCTGTTTGAATCGAGGCGGTGTCCGTCCCGAAATCGGGAAACTTTTCGTGTAGGCGAATCCCGGATTCGGGATGGGGCGATATCGAGCAATCCTGCAAACAGTGTTAGCATGCGCGGCAAGGCGCCAAGCGCCTCCAAGGGACGTGCCAGGCCAAATCCGAAACGCCCGGCACGCACGGAAAGACCAAACCAGAGGATTCACCCCATGGCATCTCGTGGAGTCAATAAAGTCATCATCGTCGGCAATTTGGGCCGCGATCCGGAAGTGCGTTACACCCCCGGTGGTGACGCCATCGCTAACTTAACCGTAGCGACCAGCGAAAGCTGGAAAGATAAGCAAACCGGTGAACCGAAAGAAATCACCGAATGGCACCGCGTTGTCGCCTATGGCCGTTTGGCGCAAATCATGGGTGAATACCTGCGCAAAGGCTCGAAGGTCTATATCGAAGGCAGCCTGCGTACCCGTCAGTGGGAAAAAGACGGTCAGAAACATTACACCACCGAAATCCGCTGCAACGAAATGCAAATGCTCGACAGCGCTCGCAGCGGCGGCGGTTCCTCTTCTTATGATGAAGGTGGCGGCAGCTACGGCGGTGGCGGCAACCAACAGCCTGCTCGTCGTCCAGCCTCGAATCAACCGGCTCCGGCGATGGCCGATGAGGGCTTCAATGATCCGCCGTTTGATGAAGATATTCCGTTCTGATCCCCTCAATTCAAAAAAGAAACGCCCTGCGGGGCGTTTCTTTTTGCCCGAAATTTTTCAGAAACGTTTTTCAGTTTTTCAGTTTTTCGTCATTGAGGCATGGTCAATGTCGCAATAAATATTTCCACAGACAGCGCGTTTACATTTTTATTTACATCCGGCAATCCCTGTTGGTTTAGGTGCTCGCTATCGTGGCGCCGTCATCGAAGCGGCAACTGTCCGCTACGTCGCGTGATCTTAAATGGGGAAATTTTATGCGTAATCGTTCATGGGTCAGTCTGGCCGTGATGTTGTCGATATCGACGGTTTCAGCAGCCACTAACAGCAATGAAGTAAAGCTTCAACGCTGGCAAGGGCAAATGGTATTGCCCGATAAACAAGAATTGCCGTTTGCGCTGGAACTGTTCGATCACGGCGGTTATCTGACGGCCAACGCCCAAAGCCCGGCGCAGGGCGTCGATGTGCTACCAGTCTCCGATTTACAGATTACCGAGTTGGGCATGCGCTTCAGCTTACCGGTGTTGGGGGCACAGGTACAAACCGAGAAAG from Permianibacter aggregans harbors:
- the uvrA gene encoding excinuclease ABC subunit UvrA, whose translation is MDKILIRGARTHNLKNIDLDLPRDKLIVITGLSGSGKSSLAFDTLYAEGQRRYVESLSAYARQFLSLMEKPDVEHIEGLSPAISIEQKSTSHNPRSTVGTVTEIYDYLRLLYARVGEPHCPTHGIKLDAQTVSQMVDRILEMDEGARLMLLAPVIQGRKGEHVGLLTELKGKGFVRARINGNVVELAEAPKLDARSKHTIEVVIDRFKVRDDQKQRLAESIETALKLSDGLAQIAFMDDEKKAELVFSAKHACPQCGFALTELEPKLFSFNSPSGACQTCDGLGVHSYFDPSRVVTAPDKSLSDGAIRSWDKRNVFYFHMLKSLAKHYKFDLETPFKKLPKKAQDVVLYGSGKEVIDFRYYNDRGDSVMRKHPFEGIIANFERRYRDTDSQQIRDELAKFMTTKPCPDCEGTRLNEAARNVRIKKESLPDIVRLPVGEAQQYFDKLKLTGQRGKIASKILNEITARLGFLVNVGLEYLTLDRSAETLSGGEAQRIRLASQIGAGLVGVMYILDEPSIGLHQRDNERLLKTLTYLRDIGNTVIVVEHDEDAIRSADHIVDIGPGAGVHGGEIVAQGSYKEICANKKSITGQYLSGSEAIEIPTVRTPMDPSRVMTLTGAAGNNLKNVSLELPVGLFTCITGVSGSGKSTLINDTLYQVAAKELNGAENVNPAPYKTLDGMEHFDKVIDIDQSPIGRTPRSNPATYTGLFTPIRELFSETKEARARGYAPGRFSFNVKGGRCEACQGDGLLKVEMHFLPDIYVQCDVCKGQRYNRETLDVTYKGKNITEVLNMTVEDARAFFDAVPAIARKLQTLMDVGLSYITLGQSATTLSGGEAQRVKLSKELSRRDTGKTLYILDEPTTGLHFHDVKQLLKVLHELRDHGNTIVVIEHNLDVIKTADWIVDLGPEGGSGGGQIIAAGTPEDICTVKASHTGRFLGELLAKQQASSTPKKRRASK
- a CDS encoding sensor histidine kinase; its protein translation is MKSPSEKKFAKLASEHQLLLGLLLALTPIVALTIYLVWFVSDWSWHGKVFASAMVFLPLLLSLLHLPARLSQQWRVLVNVAESVRRGDYSLRGRGSRDPGAYGELVRELNALAEQLQQQRLHTVEQQLLVEKIIRDIDVAIFAFDHQQRLTLANTMALHLLQAPIEQLRQQSAEALGMHGLLAVQDSEVREHAFASQHGQWHVRVEQYRERGLPHYLLFVSDLQHVLRREEQKVWTRLIRVLSHEVNNSLSPIISISESLRTVSHDLPAETADDLQHGLQVIQERASSLNRFVRRYAELARLPTPQCQPIDLREVLNALKTLQAASQVEFDIEPGPLPVFVDAGQLQQALLNLLKNAIEAGDEGAPVQLRVRASKQQISLQVLDQGSGIANPGNLFVPFYSTKPGGSGIGLLISRQIVEAHGGSLSLRNRKDRQGCIAEVLLPKALG
- a CDS encoding sigma-54-dependent transcriptional regulator, whose protein sequence is MNLPILIADDDSDVLRALRLLLKNAGYAIDSVSTPAKVIEQWQQRDYALLLMDMNYRQDTTSGQEGLELISRLREQDASLSIVVMTGWGTVELAVEAMRRGANDFIEKPWDNTRLLTIIRQQLERRTQQQQQVRLSAENALLKSAQHNDWIADSAVMRQLMTKTASIANTDINVLLTGANGTGKSQLAQRLHEQSARASQPFISVNMGAIPEQLFESELFGHVKGAFTDARETRIGRFELADNGTLFLDEVGNLPLSQQAKLLRVLESGEFEKVGSNRRQHVNVRVISATNADLPTLIEKGQFRQDLYYRLCGLELRLPSLAERPEDILPLARHFLRQYSGKYQRPINGFSETAASALQAYAWPGNVRELKHCIERAVVLSEATQIEAEALALHASTANSVQGDWQALTMEQAEKRLLEMALARHDGNANAAAEALGLSRSAFYRRLEKYR
- a CDS encoding ADOP family duplicated permease, whose protein sequence is MWKELQYALRLLGKTPGFTALTLFVLAAGLGVSVYMYSLIRTLAYAELPFPESEKLVLVSAIMNGFEQGGNSLANFNFEQLAQTQSTFEIFTRSRKSDITLTGAKLPLRVSANYNNHELFALTDVPALLGRVLQATDSEPGAPLVAVLSYQVWQSEFSGDQDIVGRKVRIDDIPATIVGVMPAGYAFPDFAQMWLPMKKSGVVQPGDGPYLSIVGRLRDGVSIEEADAELKAIMKKLEQQYPATNANHSVKVWPFTQHALTNSMTIIAVMSAAAGLILLLVVLNAGNLLLARAAERQKEVAIRNALGAPRWRLIRQMLWEALLLAMAGGLIGVFFASWALDWSRQHITAFNDSLPFWWTFEFSNQDLLFALLLTVLTALAVGLYPAWRASTTNINQFLRDGTRGAQGLRMTRMTHVLVIAEIALSITLLIASLAMVASTHQTMKADYGARINNVLIGEIDLYTQKYDDEPNDRYRFAEKLQALITGQPGVQGIALGCHLPGMYGPIWTYLVEGRDVPDKKYPSATRVVVTDNYFSLFDIQLVQGRLFDSRDQENSERVVIVSEQFAEKNWPGQSPIGKRIGLDRDHDPNNEKWYTVVGVVSETMYGQPFVDFAHYNDMYLSLRQLPVEDLVVAVATEQEPMMLARSLASDVARIDTDIPVNGAMPLTERIYRYNAGMVFVSKLFLAMAALGVLLAASGIYGVIARSVALRTQELGVRRALGASERHVMWQLLQQGGYRLIIGAVIGVSLGLLLVEALRGVLFGIDGEELTLALAVLLMVSIIVAAATLWPARRAVNLSPATALRYE
- a CDS encoding ABC transporter ATP-binding protein, whose translation is MNEAVVRMNAVSKTFLTDEIETLALNNIELSINRGEFVAITGPSGCGKSTLLSVIGLLDTASSGEYQLQGEAVHNLNNRERARKRNRDIGFVFQAFNLISDLSVAENVALPLSYRDDLSKAERQNRVQQMLEKVDMQHRAKHYPAQLSGGQQQRVAIARALAGNPGLLLADEPTGNLDSRNAEMVMRLLQQMHREGSTIVMVTHDPHLAALANRQIALFDGRIVNDSRANAVAA
- a CDS encoding efflux RND transporter periplasmic adaptor subunit, which translates into the protein MDTKRPTKKKLPKWLLPTLALVLLPVAVWTLRERSSGAGYPVAKASLAYGTVTKGPLRVEVLGNGLLLPATVAQVSSQSAGTVDSVHAKPGRLVKAGELLLNMSNLALLQAAEELRWALAAQQAEVAALAVRLRNEQLTLETSVVKSESAWQAASLQFQAEARLIAEHGQVIADVDHQRSRLTAEQLQKTLEIERHRLQQFSATIKAEKQAADAKLEQTRQQLQRAEQQVAALAVRAPIDGVVQTISVEPGQRVDIGVTVAKVVDPQSLYAELKIPEQQARDLALDQRAEIDTRNGLVKGVVIRIDPAVRAGMVHVDIALHGELPLGARPDLSVDGRIEIASLDNALFVARPAHTSANQQSNVYRLIDSEAAERVPVQYGIASVNLIEIKSGLKPGDRILLNDSSLWGDPARLQLN
- the ssb gene encoding single-stranded DNA-binding protein, encoding MASRGVNKVIIVGNLGRDPEVRYTPGGDAIANLTVATSESWKDKQTGEPKEITEWHRVVAYGRLAQIMGEYLRKGSKVYIEGSLRTRQWEKDGQKHYTTEIRCNEMQMLDSARSGGGSSSYDEGGGSYGGGGNQQPARRPASNQPAPAMADEGFNDPPFDEDIPF